One Mercenaria mercenaria strain notata chromosome 12, MADL_Memer_1, whole genome shotgun sequence DNA segment encodes these proteins:
- the LOC123534772 gene encoding transcription intermediary factor 1-alpha-like, translated as MEVSGNREGERNFFSPFSRSFDDGDQFSRHCLPCERDRCRVPAYGYCHECAEHLCEECLKSHRKPAPCRNHTITKPQDPLFTSKDMSEKCDQHIGKVIEYFCQMHKSLGCSTCMAKNHRICKKDFIPGVSKNYITSPEYESLLMSLEKILEDFKGFTESAKMNKTLIQENQDKVKADIHMFREKINLTLDRWEGLVSDEIEHLFSKENQVTESLLNQCKKTTRIIECQLDDLKKLQSGNKSDKMYIYAKRCKESIKEHLRHVKTLQQNAHVDIWTFRPNAAINSLLETGTSLGTLVIADEEAQTNIAADFQNERQNHMIYQTNSIQLSDSVDGYTSVKNVSGV; from the coding sequence ATGGAAGTTTCTGGAAACAGAGAGGGAGAGAGGAATTTCTTTTCACCCTTTTCTCGTAGTTTTGATGACGGAGATCAGTTCAGCAGGCACTGTCTGCCATGCGAACGGGATAGATGTCGGGTACCAGCCTATGGCTATTGTCATGAGTGTGCCGAGCATCTTTGCGAGGAATGTCTTAAAAGCCACAGGAAACCAGCCCCTTGCAGGAACCATACCATCACCAAACCTCAAGATCCGCTATTTACATCAAAGGACATGTCAGAAAAGTGTGATCAACACATTGGTAAAGTTATAGAGTACTTCTGTCAAATGCACAAAAGCCTAGGCTGCAGTACTTGTATGGCGAAGAATCACAGAATATGCAAGAAAGATTTTATTCCAGGAGTTTCCAAGAATTACATAACAAGTCCCGAATACGAAAGTCTTTTAATGTCCTTAGAGAAAATACTTGAAGATTTTAAAGGATTTACAGAATCCGCAAAAATGAACAAGACGCTAATTCAAGAAAATCAAGACAAGGTTAAAGCAGATATCCATATGTTCAGAGAGAAAATAAACCTCACACTAGACAGATGGGAGGGCCTAGTTTCCGATGAAATTGAACACCTCTTTTCTAAAGAGAACCAGGTGACAGAATCATTACTGAACCAATGCAAGAAAACTACACGAATTATTGAATGTCAACTAGATGACTTAAAGAAACTACAGTCCGGAAATAAAAGCGACAAGATGTACATATATGCCAAGAGATGTAAAGAATCAATAAAAGAACACCTAAGACATGTTAAAACACTGCAACAAAACGCTCATGTAGACATCTGGACATTTCGACCAAATGCGGCTATCAACTCGCTACTGGAAACAGGGACAAGTCTAGGAACGCTCGTGATAGCAGATGAAGAGGCGCAAACAAACATTGCTGCTGACTTTCAGAATGAAAGACAAAACCATATGATATATCAAACGAATTCAATTCAATTGTCTGATTCAGTTGACGGTTATACATCAGTTAAAAATGTTTCTGGAGTGTAA
- the LOC123535209 gene encoding putative tyrosinase-like protein tyr-1 translates to MLHDGVHDWVGGDMDELPFSAFDPVFYMHHAFIDYIWETFRKHQQKSCNINPETDWRPENDLCQKDREDHGPNDVMYGYTHLRNIDGCWNNLTKVFYDYEEQPKCPNCGHSEYLYCETASDPSFPEGICLTKTKEACTMNDNSLTYGNNFEVQSVLSHFPTVPNVDLLKGMAGDGRSRDMSLIESNKILQAEIAKGVSNNWSKTVIVKVNNSFLSRYSIKDPDGKPDSQEYTLSLQECTSGCVGLTVIGLAAIALLMFTIIGLCFVNR, encoded by the exons ATGCTGCATGATGGTGTTCACGACTGGGTTGGTGGAGACATGGACGAACTGCCCTTCTCCGCCTTTGATCCGGTCTTCTATATGCACCATGCATTCATTGATTATATATGGGAAACATTTAGAAAGCATCAGCAGAAAAG CTGCAATATTAACCCTGAAACAGACTGGAGACCAGAAAATGACCTATGCCAAAAGGATCGTGAAGATCATGGACCAAACGACGTAATGTATGGTTATACCCATCTCCGTAACATTGATGGCTGTTGGAATAACTTGACAAAAGTATTTTATGACTACGAAGAGCAACCAAAATGTCCAAATTGTGGACATTCGGAGTACCTTTACTGCGAAACGGCATCTGATCCCAGTTTCCCCGAAGGAATATGCCTCACAAAAACAAAGGAAGCATGTACAATGAATGACAATTCTTTAACCTACGGGAATAACTTTGAAGTACAGAGCGTTTTGTCGCATTTTCCGACAGTTCCTAATGTTGACTTGCTTAAAGGCATGGCTGGCGACGGGAGAAGCAGGGATATGTCCTTGATAGAAAGCAACAAAATCTTACAGGCAGAAATAG CAAAGGGTGTATCGAACAACTGGAGCAAAACTGTAATTGTAAAAGTAAATAACTCGTTTCTCTCTCGCTACAGCATTAAGGACCCAG ACGGAAAACCAGACAGTCAAGAATACACATTGTCTCTGCAGGAATGCACGAGCGGATGTGTCGGGCTGACAGTGATTGGACTGGCTGCCATAGCGCTGCTTATGTTTACAATCATAGGACTTTGCTTTGTTAACAGATAA